One Anastrepha obliqua isolate idAnaObli1 chromosome 6, idAnaObli1_1.0, whole genome shotgun sequence DNA window includes the following coding sequences:
- the LOC129250445 gene encoding ATP-dependent DNA helicase PIF1-like, producing MSNDQFQRAQNAMNVDQRQLVVLVTESIKKQLNGDMKREKIFVTGGAGTGKTFLFNLLKNHVNRCYGKPVVKVGALTGVAARLIGGTTLHRLLKLPVQKDGVIVSMPLLTGNYLRGMRQLWQNIEFLFIDEISMIPYEMLCMIDSRLRQLKIADACFGGINVILFGDLMQLPPVRGHQVFHQPDHMKPATHLWRQFGLVELKQNMRQQGDTTFIDVLNALRVGEMTSRQLEILLEKVSTDATNEFSIEKALRIYPTNDQVARHNEKVLQSFQNKGTVIYTIKAQDQLIDATRNLGNKDLNSVIPNDINKTGGLPKELKIFVGAKVMLRSNIDVSKGLVNGNMGFITEIIWPNFRRDQLYAEDIPSVRIDFGSDGVHMIKPILIQFPAKYSYGTAERRMLPLILSWASTVHKMQGCTVDHAVIYLGSRLFAAGQAYVALSRVRSLDGMRIEELDCSKLTGKTPCNSEALNEMIRLRNDS from the coding sequence ATGAGCAATGATCAATTCCAAAGAGCGCAAAATGCGATGAATGTTGATCAAAGACAATTAGTTGTTCTTGTCACAGAGAGTATTAAGAAGCAACTCAATGGTGATATGAAACGGgagaaaattttcgtaactggtGGAGCAGGCACCGGGAAAACATTCCTCTTTAATCTATTGAAAAACCATGTCAACCGATGTTATGGAAAACCGGTGGTAAAAGTCGGTGCTCTCACTGGAGTTGCAGCACGGTTAATCGGTGGTACAACGCTACACCGGCTGTTAAAACTACCAGTACAAAAAGATGGAGTAATTGTAAGCATGCCACTTCTTACCGGTAATTATTTGAGAGGAATGCGTCAGTTATGGCAAAATATTGAGTTTCTGTTCATAGATGAAATTTCTATGATACCCTATGAGATGCTTTGTATGATCGACTCTCGTTTGCGACAACTGAAAATCGCAGACGCTTGTTTTGGTGGCATAAACGTGATACTCTTTGGAGATCTAATGCAGTTACCACCTGTTAGAGGACATCAAGTTTTTCATCAACCAGATCATATGAAGCCAGCTACACATTTGTGGCGACAGTTCGGTCTGGTTGAACTTAAACAAAACATGCGTCAACAAGGAGACACAACATTTATAGATGTACTTAATGCCCTACGAGTTGGAGAAATGACGTCTAGACAACTTGAAATCCTTCTGGAAAAAGTTTCAACGGATGCGACTAATGAATTTTCGATTGAGAAAGCATTAAGAATTTACCCAACGAATGATCAAGTTGCTAGACACAATGAAAAAGTTCTCCAGAGTTTTCAGAATAAAGGGACAgttatttatacaataaaagcACAAGACCAACTTATTGATGCCACTCGTAATTTAGGTAACAAGGACTTAAATTCTGTGATACCTAATGATATTAATAAAACAGGAGGTCTtccgaaagaactgaaaatattcgtAGGGGCTAAAGTGATGTTGAGGTCGAACATTGACGTGTCAAAAGGTTTAGTGAATGGCAATATGGGTTTTATCACTGAAATCATCTGGCCAAATTTTCGCAGAGACCAACTATACGCGGAAGACATCCCGTCAGTCCGTATCGACTTCGGTTCTGATGGTGTGCACATGATTAAACCGATTTTGATACAGTTCCCAGCGAAATATAGCTATGGAACTGCTGAGAGACGGATGTTGCCCTTAATCCTGAGTTGGGCTTCGACCGTTCACAAGATGCAAGGTTGTACAGTTGATCATGCAGTCATTTATCTAGGCTCGCGACTGTTTGCTGCTGGACAGGCCTATGTAGCACTTAGTCGTGTAAGATCTTTAGACGGTATGCGGATCGAAGAACTTGATTGCTCTAAGCTAACTGGAAAAACTCCATGCAACAGTGAGGCTTTAAATGAAATGATTAGATTACGAAATGATTCgtaa
- the LOC129250446 gene encoding ATP-dependent DNA helicase PIF1-like translates to MSNDQFQRAQNAMNVDQRQLVVLVTESIKKQLNGDMKREKIFVTGGAGTGETIEKPCQPMLWKTGGKSRCSHWSCSTVNRWYNATPAVKTTSTKRWSNYEISMIPYEMLCMIDSRLRQLKIADACFGGINVILFGDLMQLPPVRGHQVFHQPDHMKPASGLVELKQNMRQQGDTTFIDVLNALRVGEMTSRQLEILLEKVSTDATNEFSIEKALRIYPTNDQVARHNEKVLQSFQNKGTVIYTIKAQDQLIDATRNLGNKDLNSVIPNDINKTGGLPKELKIFVGAKVMLRSNIDVSKGLVNGNMGFITEIIWPNFRRDQLYAEDIPSVRIDFGSDGVHMIKPILIQFPAKYSYGTAERRMLPLILSWASTVHKMQGCTVDHAVIYLGSRLFAAGQAYVALSRVRSLDGMRIEELDCSKLTGKTPCNSEALNEMIRLRNDS, encoded by the exons ATGAGCAATGATCAATTCCAAAGAGCGCAAAATGCGATGAATGTTGATCAAAGACAATTAGTTGTTCTTGTCACAGAGAGTATTAAGAAGCAACTCAATGGTGATATGAAACGGgagaaaattttcgtaactggtGGAGCAGGCACCGGGGAAACTATTGAAAAACCATGTCAACCGATGTTATGGAAAACCGGTGGTAAAAGTCGGTGCTCTCACTGGAGTTGCAGCACGGTTAATCGGTGGTACAACGCTACACCGGCTGTTAAAACTACCAGTACAAAAAGATGGAGTAATT ATGAAATTTCTATGATACCCTATGAGATGCTTTGTATGATCGACTCTCGTTTGCGACAACTGAAAATCGCAGACGCTTGTTTTGGTGGCATAAACGTGATACTCTTTGGAGATCTAATGCAGTTACCACCTGTTAGAGGACATCAAGTTTTTCATCAACCAGATCATATGAAGCCAGCTAGCGGTCTGGTTGAACTTAAACAAAACATGCGTCAACAAGGAGACACAACATTTATAGATGTACTTAATGCCCTACGAGTTGGAGAAATGACGTCTAGACAACTTGAAATCCTTCTGGAAAAAGTTTCAACGGATGCGACTAATGAATTTTCGATTGAGAAAGCATTAAGAATTTACCCAACGAATGATCAAGTTGCTAGACACAATGAAAAAGTTCTCCAGAGTTTTCAGAATAAAGGGACAgttatttatacaataaaagcACAAGACCAACTTATTGATGCCACTCGTAATTTAGGTAACAAGGACTTAAATTCTGTGATACCTAATGATATTAATAAAACAGGAGGTCTtccgaaagaactgaaaatattcgtAGGGGCTAAAGTGATGTTGAGGTCGAACATTGACGTGTCAAAAGGTTTAGTGAATGGCAATATGGGTTTTATCACTGAAATCATCTGGCCAAATTTTCGCAGAGACCAACTATACGCGGAAGACATCCCGTCAGTCCGTATCGACTTCGGTTCTGATGGTGTGCACATGATTAAACCGATATTGATACAGTTCCCAGCGAAATATAGCTATGGAACTGCTGAGAGACGGATGTTGCCCTTAATCCTGAGTTGGGCTTCGACCGTTCACAAGATGCAAGGTTGTACAGTTGATCATGCAGTCATTTATCTAGGCTCGCGACTGTTTGCTGCTGGACAGGCCTATGTAGCACTTAGTCGTGTAAGATCTTTAGACGGTATGCGGATCGAAGAACTTGATTGCTCTAAGCTAACTGGAAAAACTCCATGCAACAGTGAGGCTTTAAATGAAATGATTAGATTACGAAATGATTCgtaa